One genomic region from Epinephelus fuscoguttatus linkage group LG6, E.fuscoguttatus.final_Chr_v1 encodes:
- the cdo1 gene encoding cysteine dioxygenase type 1 yields MEHTEVVKPETLDDLIKILHKIFASDTINVEEVQAIMEAYESNPQEWKKFAKFDQYRYTRNLVDEGNGKFNLIILCWGEGHGSSIHDHTDSHCFMKLLQGQLKETLFEWPDDKSHGDMVQKSQRILQENKVAYINDSIGLHRVENNSHTEGAVSLHLYSPPFQTCQTFDQRTGHRNTVKMTFWSRYGERTPYETTVSQENN; encoded by the exons ATGGAGCACACCGAGGTAGTGAAGCCAGAAACTCTGGATGACCTGATTAAAATCCTGCACAAGATCTTCGCGAGTGACACTATCAATGTGGAGGAGGTCCAAGCTATAATGGAAGCATATGAGAGCAATCCTCAGGAGTGGAAGAAATTTGCAAAGTTTGACCAgtacag ATACACGAGGAACCTGGTCGATGAGGGTAACGGAAAGTTCAATCTCATTATCCTGTGCTGGGGAGAGGGCCACGGCAG TAGCATCCACGATCACACAGACTCCCATTGTTTCATGAAGCTGCTGCAGGGTCAGCTGAAGGAGACGCTGTTTGAATGGCCGGATGATAAATCACACGGAGATATGGTCCAGAAGTCACAGAGAATTCTCCAGGAAAACAAGGTTGCTTACATAAACG ATTCCATCGGCCTGCATCGTGTGGAAAACAACAGCCACACTGAGGGCGCAGTCAGCTTGCACCTGTACAGTCCCCCATTCCAGACCTGCCAGACCTTTGACCAGCGGACGGGGCACAGGAACACAGTCAAGATGACCTTCTGGAGCAGATACGGAGAGAGGACTCCATAT GAGACCACAGTCTCACAAGAGAACAACTAA